The DNA window TTACAGCACTCCTTGATTCaaagttttcataaaattcTTACCAGTTTCTACATGGTGCTTGATTCGGTTACACTTTCAGGTTTCATAATCATCTAGTCCTTTTATACAGCACCAAAATGCACACTGTACTAATACACTTAAGAATACTAGTAAAGaattaagaattaattttaagttaAGAATACAGGTTAAAGTAAGATCAATATTCCTATAAACAATTACTTAAGCCAAGAAGTTGGGTAACCAAGAGATCATTTTGTTCCATAATTCTTGAAAACCCCACAGGTGTCATCTTGAACTACTTTATGTAAGATCttggtcttttccaaactttttcttttttttgagatcAGTCTCAATTCATCCTGCCTCATTTACATACATACAGCAACTAATATTTATTAAAGTGCACACTCCCCCTTGGGAGACTAATAAAAGGTCTAGTGCCTAAAACGTTCTTATTGATTTGTTCTAGTTGCTTGCCCAAAACTAGAATATGTTGTTGCAAATACTGGTTTCCTACTGGGGTTAGATCTCCTTTGTATGGCATTTGGTAAGGCCTCCCATAAAATATCTCAAAGGGTCTTAGTTTTACCAACACATATTGGTTTCTTGACAGATTTTAGTAATCTGTTGTTTTATcaaatgattcatttttttccacttggcCTCTTGCCTGTGGCCTATACGGAGTGTGTTGTTGCCAATCAATCCCCAGCACTTTGCTGACTTGTTGGGTCAGTTCTGCAGTGAAGTGTGGTCCCCTGTCAGATGACATTACTGAGGGTACACCAAATCTCGGTATAATTTCATTCAACAATACTTTGGACACATCTCTGGCTTTGTTAGTTCTACATGGGAATGCTCCTGGCCATCTGGAAAAGGTGTCTGTTAGTACCAATAGGCATTTAAACGCCCCTTTTCTTGGGAGTTCTAAAAAATCAATTTGCCACTGCTTCCCAGGAATATTTCCCTTCCCTATTGTTCCCATTTGGGATTTGATTCCTGTCCGTGGGTTATTTTTAAGACGTACGACATATTGTTTTGATACTTGTCTGACAATGGTATACGAATGAGGTCCAATccattttctacttaaaaactGTTATAATatttcagctccccagcatACTTTATTATGTTCTCCAATTACCATCTAATATAATATGGTATCACAATCCTCCCATCATTTATTTGTGTTAAACCTGCAGGTAACATTTTCCACTTACATCTTCAATTAATTGCTTATCGATCTTAGAGtattctacttcattttctaagGCTTTTGTTAATGCCTCAGAAAATGCCTTAGTTAATGCCTTTGTTACTGGGAGAGAAGAAGATTATTGGATCAGCTCCTCAGCAAAATGCTCCCCGATGCTGTGGCAGCCCGGCTGTCAGCACCTCATGCCCGCCTTTCCTGACCAAGTGTGGTACAGACACTCACGGACAAAACGTTTGTTCAAGCAAGCAATATATTAGCATTTTTGTAGAGGCCAAGCTCCCGGAGTGAGTGGACACTGGGCAAGAGCCAGATGGTCGCTGTCCAGCTGGTAAAGAAGTCTCTGCTTCAAGCCTCCCTGCAGCGGCCTCTTCAGCTGCATGGGGTGTGCCTCCCCCAAGGGTGGTTTGGCTGTGGAGAGAACACGGACGAGCAATTCCCACTGCCAACTGAGCAGCATCTTCTCCGTGTCCagtgtgctcagctctggggcctgtGGCAAGCAGGATGTCTGTCAGTCATCTTTGTAGCCACCACAATCATCACTGGCTTTGGGGCTGGAAATCCCTCCTGTGCATGCTTGCCAAGGGGATGGTGGTCAGGAGGTGCGTGCTTGCTGTCTTCAAGGCATGGGTGGCAAAGGTGGTGCCTAACAGGATACAGACACAGAGCTGCGGATGTCCGAGGTGGAAGGTGTTGTGCTAAGCATGCGTACCTGTGTCCTCAAGAACTGCATCTCTGGCACAGCGCAGCTCTGTGGCCACCTCGTGCTGCTGCTAACAATGCGCTCTGCCTACTCGAAGCTCACGAAGGGGTCCGAGTTGTCTTGCTGTACCCCAAGCATCATCTAAATGGAGAGGGTTTCCTTGAAGACACTGGTCAGCCTGAGCTTGCAGAAGCAGGTGGAGGGCAGCACCATTAGCTGGAGTTAGGATGACTGAGGTGTAGCCACCCAGGCTTCTGTCACCAGTTCCTGGAACCACTTGGCTGTTTTCTGCACGTGAGAAACAACgtgtttttgcaatagaaggtgcttttgcagtggaaaattccactaaccttgcgtattcaaaagtgattgtgcaggcatATGACAGTAGCATAGCAGTGGGGAGCATGTTAAGCAAACAAGGGGAAGCTCCCAcagtcccaaaataaggaggaacCAAGCCCAGTTGGTATCAGGAGTCTCTGCGTCAAGCATCCATGAAGCAGCCTCTGGAGCTGCATGAGGTCCGGCTCCCCACAGAGTGCTAGCAGTTCATCGTCTGCCATCAGCAGAGCGCTCTCGCTGTGCACGAAGGTCTCTTTCATGTCCATAGATCAGCAGTCTTTTGAGCCGATCTCGCACCACCTTGAAATTCTGCAGTGCCTCAACTTTGGCATACGGGTTTCGCTTCAGGTGCTGGAAGAGGTTGACCGGGCCGGATGATTGGAAGGCTGGTGGCAGGACAATCACATTGGGCACCATCTCATTGCCAAAGAAGAAGTGGTTGAGGCATTTCTCTTCCACACAGCAGCGCAGGTACCGAATGATATCATCCAGCCGAAGCAGAAAATCCGTCTCGTGCCACACTTCCAAGGGGATGGTGGTGAGGAGGTGCATGACAATAGTCTTGATGATGTAGGTGGGAAAGCATGTGCCCACCACCATACGGGCGCAAATCTGCAGGCACTTGAGGTGTATGCGGTTGAACACGGCTTCTCTGGCCACATGCTGGAAGAACTTCCTCTCTGCAACAATACAGCTCTGTGGCCATGTTGTGCTGGGGACAGAGGTGCCCCTTCTCATCTGGCTGCTCATGAAGATGTCTGAATCTTCTTGCTGCACCCCAAATATTATCTCAATGGTGAGGTTTCTCCTGGCAGCATTTGTCAGCTGGAGCTTGCACGTGCGGGTGGAGGGCAGCACATTTACATTGTAAACCTGCGACTGAGGGATAACCACCCAGGCTGTTTTCACAAAGTTCTGGAACCACCTTGCAGTCTTCTCCGCATCTAGGTAGGAATCGGTGCAGAGGGTGTCTAGGAGGCTCGGGTCCTGATTTTTCAGCTCATCCTCAGAAtggtggaggaagcacagcatgtcCCCAAAGTCCTGCTGCCGTGCGCACGTGCACTCCAGCTCCACACAGATAGAGGAGTTCCTCGCCAGTATATCGTCCTCATTGCCCAGCTCCAGGTGGAAGGAGTGCCCACGCGGGGCCGTCATGGGCACAAGTAGGCAATAGACAGCCTCATTCCCATGAGGATTCCAACCTTCAAAGGCACTGCCCACTCCGATGGCTCGTTGCAGCTTCGGAAAGAAAGTATTTAGAATGACTGAGTCAATGACATGCAGGAGGTCTCCCACAACCTCCTCCACCAGTGGGCATCTGATGGTCGGATCCGGGAGTGGCCAGTAGATGCGCTGAGCTACAAATTCAGGCAGATCTCTTGCATCATTGGGGAGTGGTGGtactctttcttcctcctcttcttcgCTGCTGGAGCTCTcctcctcactgctgctttcatgtTCTGGGATATCTCTAAGGAGCAGCCACAAGTTCCAAAAGAACAGGAGGGCAACACCAACACAGGCCCAGAACTGCCAGTGCTGCAACGCAGATAAGAGCAGGGCTCCAACATgcgcccagctctgctccttctccccctcctcaatTTCCAACAGGAGCTGCATCATACATTCTTGAAGCTCCTCCACACGCTGCCACATGTAGTCGTTTGTAGCTTCATCTAATTCGTAGCCAACCTTCGCCGGGCTCTGGATTAAGCCCAGGAACGTCAGGACGAAGAAAGTTGCCAAAACCATGGTCTGAAAGAGGTGAGAGAGAAGCAGGTcagtggggctgggtgggagctggCTGGCGGCTGAGGGAGCTACGGCAGGAGCCGCAGGCCCCTGGGGTCAGGTAGGAGAGGgggtgagggagctgggaggcagcagggactgTGGCCAGTACTGGCGGTGACAGCCGCGAGCCCTGCCCTGAGCGGCTGGGCCCTGGCTGCAGGCTTAGCAAGCCCTCGGAGGGCAGGCGTttgtgccccagccctggcccatCCCAGTCTTCCCCCTGGTACTGCACTCACCGATGGCTCAGGCCAAAAtgcagcagcgctgcctgcgGCTGCCTTAAAAGCAGTCCCCCCATTGTGACACGTCCTCTGATGTCACCTGCGCCCCCGCCCCGTCACAGGACCCTCCCGCCCCGCCCTCGGTCCCCACCTTGGCATAGCGACTcccagctgccctgggcagcccaggcCCTAGCATCCCACGAATGCGGAGGCACGTGGCCAGATGGTGCTCCCCAGAATCCCTTTGCATGTCCCACAAATGGTGCCCAAACAGGGATGAAACCAAAAAAGGAATGAATAGGGACAGGCTAGCAGAACAGGCACcaggacaggaacagggacGTTGATCGCCTCATGAAGATAGGTTCGGCCAAACTCAGCAAACCGCTCAAGAAGCTTGTATTGAAAGTCGCTGGAAATATG is part of the Cygnus atratus isolate AKBS03 ecotype Queensland, Australia unplaced genomic scaffold, CAtr_DNAZoo_HiC_assembly HiC_scaffold_234, whole genome shotgun sequence genome and encodes:
- the LOC118250407 gene encoding inositol 1,4,5-trisphosphate receptor-interacting protein-like 1, whose product is MVLATFFVLTFLGLIQSPAKVGYELDEATNDYMWQRVEELQECMMQLLLEIEEGEKEQSWAHVGALLLSALQHWQFWACVGVALLFFWNLWLLLRDIPEHESSSEEESSSSEEEEEERVPPLPNDARDLPEFVAQRIYWPLPDPTIRCPLVEEVVGDLLHVIDSVILNTFFPKLQRAIGVGSAFEGWNPHGNEAVYCLLVPMTAPRGHSFHLELGNEDDILARNSSICVELECTCARQQDFGDMLCFLHHSEDELKNQDPSLLDTLCTDSYLDAEKTARWFQNFVKTAWVVIPQSQVYNVNVLPSTRTCKLQLTNAARRNLTIEIIFGVQQEDSDIFMSSQMRRGTSVPSTTWPQSCIVAERKFFQHVAREAVFNRIHLKCLQICARMVVGTCFPTYIIKTIVMHLLTTIPLEVWHETDFLLRLDDIIRYLRCCVEEKCLNHFFFGNEMVPNVIVLPPAFQSSGPVNLFQHLKRNPYAKVEALQNFKVVRDRLKRLLIYGHERDLRAQRERSADGRR